In the Theobroma cacao cultivar B97-61/B2 chromosome 1, Criollo_cocoa_genome_V2, whole genome shotgun sequence genome, one interval contains:
- the LOC18612786 gene encoding cytochrome b5, seed isoform, whose protein sequence is MGGRGKVYTLAEVSQHNNPKDCWLVIEGKVYNVTKFLEDHPGGDEVLLSATGKDATDDFEDVGHSSSARAMMDEFYVGDIDTSTIPTKIKYTPPKQPHYDQDKTSEFVIKLLQFLVPLLILGLAVGIRFYTKSPA, encoded by the exons ATGGGTGGACGCGGAAAGGTCTATACTTTGGCTGAGGTTTCTCAACACAACAATCCTAAGGACTGTTGGCTAGTCATTGAGGGCAAG GTATACAATGTGACTAAATTCTTGGAGGACCATCCTGGTGGTGACGAGGTCTTGTTGTCTGCCACAG GGAAGGATGCAACTGATGATTTTGAGGATGTTGGCCATAGTAGCAGTGCTAGAGCAATGATGGACGAGTTTTATGTGGGTGATATTGATACGTCAACCATCCCCACTAAGATAAAGTACACTCCTCCCAAGCAGCCTCACTATGACCAGGACAAGACCTCAGAATTTGTTATAAAGCTTCTCCAATTCCTTGTTCCCCTGCTAATCTTGGGATTGGCTGTGGGCATCCGCTTCTATACCAAATCACCAGCTTAA
- the LOC18612788 gene encoding BTB/POZ domain-containing protein At5g48800 isoform X1: protein MDKQQQQQQHHHHHQQQLSLAKSSRQRYNEWIFRDVPSDITIEVNGGTFALHKFPLVSRSGRIRKLVAEHRDSDISRVELLNLPGGAESFELAAKFCYGINFEITSLNVAQLCCVSDYLEMTEEFSKDNLGSRAEEYLESIICKNLEMCVEVLQQCENLLPLADELKIVSRCIDAIASKACAEQIASSFSRLEYSSSGRLHMNRQAKCEGDWWIEDLSVIRIDLYQRVMTAMKCRGVRPESIGASLVNYAQKELTKKSSLWNPSGQTKVDLVSTGHERLVVETVVSLLPVEKLAVPISFLFGLLRSAVMLDCTIACRLDLERRIGSQLDIATLDDLLIPSFRHAGDTLFDVDTVQRILVNFSQQDDSEDDMDDASVFESDSLHSPSQSALFKVAKLVDNYLAEIAPDANLKLAKFMAIAETLPAHARTIHDGLYRAIDIYLKAHQGLPDADRKKLCKLIDFQKLSQEAGAHAAQNERLPLQSIVQVLYFEQLRLRNALCCSYADDDHKPVHHQSWRISSGALSAAMSPRDNYASLRRENRELKLELARLRMRLNDLEKEHVCMKRDMAKSHSRKFMSSFSKKIGKLSFFGHSSSRGSSSPSRQSYRTDSKVIERTCASTD, encoded by the exons ATGGAcaagcagcagcagcagcagcagcaccATCACCACCACCAGCAACAGCTGTCTTTGGCAAAGAGTTCCAGGCAGCGTTACAATGAATG GATATTTCGGGATGTTCCAAGTGATATCACTATAGAAGTGAATGGAGGGACATTTGCTCTACACAAG TTTCCTCTTGTCTCTCGGAGTGGGCGAATCCGAAAGCTAGTTGCAGAACATAGGGATTCTGATATCTCAAGGGTGGAGCTTCTTAATCTACCTGGAGGTGCTGAGTCATTTGAGTTGGCAGCAAAATTCTGTTATGGCATTAACTTTGAAATTACATCCTTAAACGTGGCTCAGCTCTGTTGTGTTTCTGATTACCTTGAAATGACTGAGGAGTTTTCAAAAGATAATCTTGGTTCACGTGCTGAAGAGTATCTTGAAAGTATCATTTGCAAGAACCTCGAGATGTGTGTTGAAGTTTTACAGCAATGTGAAAACCTACTTCCTCTTGCAGATGAGCTGAAAATAGTTAGCCGTTGCATAGATGCAATAGCCTCAAAGGCTTGTGCAGAGCAAATTGCTTCAAGCTTCTCCCGCTTAGAATACAGCAGTTCAGGTAGACTTCATATGAACAGGCAAGCCAAATGTGAGGGAGACTGGTGGATAGAAGATCTTTCTGTTATTCGAATTGATTTGTATCAAAGAGTCATGACAGCTATGAAATGTCGTGGTGTCCGTCCTGAGAGTATTGGTGCATCCCTTGTAAATTATGCTCAGAAGGAGCTGACAAAGAAATCCAGTTTGTGGAATCCATCTGGCCAGACCAAAGTTGATTTGGTTTCAACTGGGCATGAACGACTTGTGGTTGAGACAGTTGTCAGCCTTTTACCTGTTGAGAAACTTGCTGTTCCTATCAGTTTCCTTTTTGGACTTCTTAGAAGTGCAGTGATGCTTGATTGCACTATCGCTTGTAGGCTTGATCTAGAGAGGAGAATTGGGTCCCAGTTGGATATTGCAACTCTTGATGACCTTTTGATCCCATCTTTTCGGCATGCAGGTGACACTTTATTTGATGTTGATACAGTTCAAAGGATattggtaaatttttcacagcAAGATGATAGTGAAGATGATATGGATGATGCATCTGTTTTTGAATCTGATAGTCTTCATTCACCATCCCAAAGTGCATTGTTTAAAGTCGCAAAATTAGTGGACAATTATCTTGCCGAAATTGCTCCTGATGCAAACCTCAAGCTTGCAAAGTTTATGGCAATTGCAGAGACTTTACCTGCACATGCTCGTACTATCCATGATGGGCTATATCGAGCCATTGATATTTACCTGAAA GCTCATCAGGGTTTACCAGATGCAGACAGGAAGAAGCTCTGCAAACTGATTGATTTCCAAAAGCTCTCACAGGAAGCTGGTGCACATGCTGCACAAAATGAACGCCTTCCCCTCCAATCAATAGTCCAAGTTCTTTATTTTGAGCAATTAAGGCTACGAAATGCTTTGTGCTGCTCTTATGCTGACGATGACCACAAGCCAGTGCATCACCAGTCATGGCGGATCAGCAGTGGTGCACTCAGTGCAGCAATGTCTCCAAGAGACAACTATGCATCTTTGAGGCGAGAAAATCGAGAGCTAAAACTTGAGCTTGCTCGGCTGCGGATGAGATTAAATGATCTAGAGAAAGAACATGTTTGTATGAAGAGGGATATGGCAAAGTCTCATTCTCGTAAATTTATGAGTTCTTTCTCAAAGAAAATTGGTAAACTAAGCTTCTTTGGACATAGTTCCTCAAGAGGATCAAGTTCTCCATCGAGGCAGTCCTACAGAACAGATTCTAAGGTGATTGAGAGGACATGTGCAAGCACTGATTAG
- the LOC18612788 gene encoding BTB/POZ domain-containing protein At5g48800 isoform X2, producing the protein MTEEFSKDNLGSRAEEYLESIICKNLEMCVEVLQQCENLLPLADELKIVSRCIDAIASKACAEQIASSFSRLEYSSSGRLHMNRQAKCEGDWWIEDLSVIRIDLYQRVMTAMKCRGVRPESIGASLVNYAQKELTKKSSLWNPSGQTKVDLVSTGHERLVVETVVSLLPVEKLAVPISFLFGLLRSAVMLDCTIACRLDLERRIGSQLDIATLDDLLIPSFRHAGDTLFDVDTVQRILVNFSQQDDSEDDMDDASVFESDSLHSPSQSALFKVAKLVDNYLAEIAPDANLKLAKFMAIAETLPAHARTIHDGLYRAIDIYLKAHQGLPDADRKKLCKLIDFQKLSQEAGAHAAQNERLPLQSIVQVLYFEQLRLRNALCCSYADDDHKPVHHQSWRISSGALSAAMSPRDNYASLRRENRELKLELARLRMRLNDLEKEHVCMKRDMAKSHSRKFMSSFSKKIGKLSFFGHSSSRGSSSPSRQSYRTDSKVIERTCASTD; encoded by the exons ATGACTGAGGAGTTTTCAAAAGATAATCTTGGTTCACGTGCTGAAGAGTATCTTGAAAGTATCATTTGCAAGAACCTCGAGATGTGTGTTGAAGTTTTACAGCAATGTGAAAACCTACTTCCTCTTGCAGATGAGCTGAAAATAGTTAGCCGTTGCATAGATGCAATAGCCTCAAAGGCTTGTGCAGAGCAAATTGCTTCAAGCTTCTCCCGCTTAGAATACAGCAGTTCAGGTAGACTTCATATGAACAGGCAAGCCAAATGTGAGGGAGACTGGTGGATAGAAGATCTTTCTGTTATTCGAATTGATTTGTATCAAAGAGTCATGACAGCTATGAAATGTCGTGGTGTCCGTCCTGAGAGTATTGGTGCATCCCTTGTAAATTATGCTCAGAAGGAGCTGACAAAGAAATCCAGTTTGTGGAATCCATCTGGCCAGACCAAAGTTGATTTGGTTTCAACTGGGCATGAACGACTTGTGGTTGAGACAGTTGTCAGCCTTTTACCTGTTGAGAAACTTGCTGTTCCTATCAGTTTCCTTTTTGGACTTCTTAGAAGTGCAGTGATGCTTGATTGCACTATCGCTTGTAGGCTTGATCTAGAGAGGAGAATTGGGTCCCAGTTGGATATTGCAACTCTTGATGACCTTTTGATCCCATCTTTTCGGCATGCAGGTGACACTTTATTTGATGTTGATACAGTTCAAAGGATattggtaaatttttcacagcAAGATGATAGTGAAGATGATATGGATGATGCATCTGTTTTTGAATCTGATAGTCTTCATTCACCATCCCAAAGTGCATTGTTTAAAGTCGCAAAATTAGTGGACAATTATCTTGCCGAAATTGCTCCTGATGCAAACCTCAAGCTTGCAAAGTTTATGGCAATTGCAGAGACTTTACCTGCACATGCTCGTACTATCCATGATGGGCTATATCGAGCCATTGATATTTACCTGAAA GCTCATCAGGGTTTACCAGATGCAGACAGGAAGAAGCTCTGCAAACTGATTGATTTCCAAAAGCTCTCACAGGAAGCTGGTGCACATGCTGCACAAAATGAACGCCTTCCCCTCCAATCAATAGTCCAAGTTCTTTATTTTGAGCAATTAAGGCTACGAAATGCTTTGTGCTGCTCTTATGCTGACGATGACCACAAGCCAGTGCATCACCAGTCATGGCGGATCAGCAGTGGTGCACTCAGTGCAGCAATGTCTCCAAGAGACAACTATGCATCTTTGAGGCGAGAAAATCGAGAGCTAAAACTTGAGCTTGCTCGGCTGCGGATGAGATTAAATGATCTAGAGAAAGAACATGTTTGTATGAAGAGGGATATGGCAAAGTCTCATTCTCGTAAATTTATGAGTTCTTTCTCAAAGAAAATTGGTAAACTAAGCTTCTTTGGACATAGTTCCTCAAGAGGATCAAGTTCTCCATCGAGGCAGTCCTACAGAACAGATTCTAAGGTGATTGAGAGGACATGTGCAAGCACTGATTAG
- the LOC18612793 gene encoding uncharacterized protein LOC18612793, giving the protein MNLSSWFQRSVSRNSNKNKYPEQQQSNHSDQNQQNKAVGEVEEEELFGVTQQLIDYVKSFTSETFKNFPLQDNEAANSNSETQTSSNVRKDLSDWQERHAVIVLSKVKELSQLRFKLCPRHLNEDKFWRIYFMLVKSHVAGYELQTVLLAKLKRNSMSNEKTLDTSVYEVEMAERNQAASIAPSTP; this is encoded by the exons ATGAACCTGTCATCGTGGTTTCAACGCAGTGTTTCGAGGAACAGTAATAAGAACAAATATCCAGAGCAACAGCAATCCAACCATTCCGACCAAAATCAACAGAACAAAGCAGTAGGAGaagtagaagaagaagaattgtTTGGAGTTACCCAACAATTAATCGATTATGTCAAGTCCTTCACTTCGGAAACCTTCAAGAATTTCCCTCTCCAAG ATAATGAGGCAGCTAATTCTAACAGTGAAACCCAAACTTCTTCTAATGTGCGTAAGGATCTTTCTGACTGGCAAGAGCGGCATGCTGTCATAGTTCTTTCAAAAGTCAag GAACTTTCACAGCTTAGATTTAAGCTATGCCCTCGCCACTTGAATGAGGATAAATTTTGGAGGATATATTTCATGCTTGTCAAGAGCCATGTGGCTGG ATATGAGCTGCAAACTGTACTACTAGCTAAACTAAAAAGGAATTCTATGTCGAATGAGAAAACACTAGATACCAGTGTATATGAAGTTGAAATGGcagaaagaaatcaagcagCTAGTATTGCACCATCAACTCCATGA